The Buteo buteo chromosome 15, bButBut1.hap1.1, whole genome shotgun sequence genome includes the window CTTTTATTGAAGCATTAAGTTGTGgtacagatatttttaaatgatcaaAGTCTAACACCACAGAAATTATAAACACCATactccccccatcctgatcaCCCTAGATAGTTCAGTAACCCATTcaatagctttcatttttatagctGAGGCTTATGCTTCTATttgtaaaatgtgtatttcGGTATTATTTGAAAAGGCATCTTCAGTCTACTTACAGGACCTCAAGCCAACAAATGTCAGGTCAGTTGGGACAATGtttaaggacaaaaaaacccactgaaataTTGGTCCTCAATATTAACACCAAAAAGCATTAGTGCCATTTACAGCATGTAATTGATAACATTGGTAAAGAACATCAACaatatgcttaaaataaaaaaatcaaagtgttCCAACCACTTGATTTCTAACCAAGCAGACTTTAGTTTAGAAGCACTGAAAAAGTGCTTCATTTATAAAtacagaaggaacaaaaaacCATTGCGTCAAACCAGAAAGAGTCAAAACATTGCAAGGAcaagaggggggaaaaataatctcaatTTCATAGATAACATGCTGGTCTCACAGCTGCTAAAATCTCAGTATTTGCAAACATAGCTGAAAGTGTGCCAGCTCTTTAAAGCCTGCATTTTAGTCAATACCCATTAAAGTGACTTTGAATTACACACTTATTCATGCTCTATGAATAGCATTCTACTTCACTTCCGTCCAGGTGTCCCAGACAGTTCTTGTTCTATGCCTTCACTTAATGCCCTCAAGTCACAGTAAGAAGAACCAcctcaggaggaaaaaacagatgaagtCACAACACTCAAATACAACATAAGTCACATGCACAACAATGTCACAGGACTGTCACAAGATAGAGGCATTAGCTTTGCTTGGAACAACAAAATGAAGTGACACTGGACCAGTTTAGAAGCACTCTTTACAGTTGAAAGTGGTAGGTCACAGGTTTTACTGAGAATAATCCAAACCAATCAACACACCCAGACTGGCAAATTCCACACCTTCACTAGGTCTATCTGCCAGTGCTCAAGAGCACCAGCTTCTTAGCCTGACATAATTGGtgattaggaaagaaaatgtctggTGCCAATATGAACTTGCACTTTGCAAAGCTGTCACACAACTATGCCAAAGCACTTGCATCCTGACTCAGCTCTTCCCCTATCAAGCCTTGGACCTTCTTCAAATTCTGCCACTGTGTAGCAGTGTGACAGCTTGGGGATGTGTACAGATAAATGAGCATTAGGGTAAGATGAAATTTAACCTGCATTAGTACCAATACCCAAGTTTCTAAAGGTGAAAGACCAATGCATTAGCCCAGTGCTACAGTATAGCTGAGCAAATTCCTATAAGCCTTATTAGAGCATGAAAAGTCAGTCtgatttagaaataaatcaACCACCACCTGTAGTAGCAAAACAATTTGTAACTGTTTTAAGAACCTTCTCCaaacatgaaaatgttaattagGAATCAGTTTCATTAGAAATCATAAAAGTTTGTCAAAAACTGGTTTAGACTGAAATCACAacatagatgaaaaaaaaagagcgacACTTTAAACAGAGAACTGTCCCCAGTGAGTAGGTTGAGGCTAAAGTCTAATGAGGACGAAAGCCTTGTCTGTGGGGAATTTTTGGTGATACCTGGAGAAAAACTATACTGTGTGTAATTCTACCTGAATCATTTTTACAAGTGTTGTAAAGTTTCATACAGTAAGATTTTTCTACATGCACTTCAATTTCACAGCAAGAGTGGCATAGAGTACCTAAACACAGAAGAGAGCATTCATGCAAGATATCTAACTCCTTGATATAATAATGCATACAATTCAAAATGGTTATACTATGATTACACCTAGGGCTTTCCACAACTACAAGGTGGTGGGAGTGGAAAGCATGGCCCCCTGAATCATTAACTAGAAAGCAACCACCACCTTCTATATGGGATTTCTTTTTGcgctttttcttcattcttaaTCAACTGTGCTGTTGCTGGCGATTTTTTGTAAAACtggtaaaaacaaaattataatcACTGAATTGGGCAATCTGGTGATCAAGACGTTTAAACCCTTCAATCTTCTgggcagaagaaaacactgtacGACATTTAGAGctctagaaaacaaaaaagggaaagttaCTGTTTTAAACTTAGGATTTAGAGATGGACTAGCACAGTAGGTATTGTGTGGTTCTTGTGATATTATTACCAACATGCTTCAAACCTCTGCCTGATAGTGCTGCAGGAAGTTTCAATACCAAGCAACAATTCTGCTCCCTATATATCATCCTGCTTTTCTATGAACAATTATGGGGGATGGAGCACCTGTCCTGCGAATACAGGCTGAGagaattggggttgttcagcctggagaaaagaaggctctggggagaccttatagcagccttccagtagtTAAGGGGGGCCAACAAGAAAACCAGAGAAGGACTTTTtgcaagggcatgtagtgataggaaaaaaggtaatggctttaaactgaaggaaGGTAGATTTAGgtcagatgtaaggaagaagttcttcactgtgagggtggtgaggcactggaacaggttccccagagaggttgtggctgccccatccctggcagtgttcaaggccagggtggatggggcttggagcaacctgctctagtggaaggtgtccctgcccatggtagggggcttggaactaggtgatctttaaaggttccttccaacccaaaccatgctgtgattctatgattaccTGGCAGCATCACCATTAACAGCAGCGCTTCTACAACTGACAGCTGCAGCCAAATCCAGAAAAATGCCACAGCAAGAAGGTATGCCTATACAGAACTGCATAGGAAGTCATTAGAATACTGAGATTGGGCTGCCTTATCTTAGTATTTCTTAAGTTTTCTGAAGATCAGATTTAGTACATGCCAAAGCAATACTAgagaatatttttgctttgcaaagaaaCTACCATCTAAATATAGAGGCAAACTGGAAACTACTAGCACTCGAGTAAAAAATCTCTAGCCTTGCTTTGTGTCTGTACACATTTCAGGACCTGACAAGCTAATGCAAGAAAACTCACCTGATTAACAAAGAGGGTTGTCACAAATTTTCCTGGCTTGAAAACCTCTACAACTTTTCTAATCAGGTCATCATAAGAGGTCTGACTTATGTTTGTTTCAAAACTAACATAAGAAAACTCTGGTTCTGGAGTGATGTGAATAGTCCAGTAAgttccctgaaaaaaattaaatatattattactGCCAAAtagttaaaatttattttaacattaattaTCAATAAGTGTAAAACTTACATCCGATTTCATCCCATTCATTGAATACCCACAAGGATTGAACATTGTAGCATCAATAACAGAACCTGGTATCAGGTCACGAATTCCACTCATctgaaacagaagttaaaattaCACCACTCAGTTTATCATGCATCCTTACACTTGTTTAGATTTAACTCAGAGGCAGAATGAACAGCAGTTTAGGGGACAGGACACCAGAATTTTCCCAGTAACAAGTCAGTCTGATAATCTGTACCACTGTAGATGAATTTACTTTGCATCCTGTCACTTTCCAAGTGACTGAGTGCCAAGTTGCAAGTTACCAGTTAAGTTGCCTCTTACAGAACCAAGCTGCATATCTCCAAGACAAGGGGAACAGCTTAGAATTCTAAAACATAATTGCTTCTGCaactaaaacagaaaatgaagctcCTGTTCAACCAGTATCCACAAAGTGAAGGCTGTTTACATTTACTCCAGAGTAAGAATATAATTCTTTATACTCTAGAATGAAGCATCCCCCAAACACTTTGATTTCCCACACAGTACTTCAGCTACAGCCAAATCTCAATAGCAAATACAGCACAAGAATCAAAGCCTAAGTGGAAAACCAGCTGAAGTCAATGTACTTGTCAGAGAAACTTGTTCCTGTCACAGGACTTTCCCatttggaaaaaggagaaaaggaagcaaaaccatCAAGCTATGCTTAGACCTTAAATCCACCCCTTCCAAACTATCCAAATGGCTCCATGATTTAATCTTAATTTTGATACCTATATTCCCTTGGCATTCATTATCTTCAGCCTAAGTCTTACTCCCTGTAATCTCCATCCTTCAGTGGAAGTCACTCAGCTGTGTTTTCACCCCCATTCCTCCATTTTTCAGAGGACAAGCTTCCAATCACCCAAAGCACTGCAAATTGCTCCTTTCAATAGATTAAAGCAGGGGCATTGAAAATGTGAAGTTATAGTCCCCAAACCATTCTAAAGTTAAATCCATTTTACCCCCAACACATTAACCTGACATTTTCTACCAGATCTTTCCTACCACAAAATAAACCTTGTATTAAATGGTAACTGAAGCATTTTGTTGCCCAATTTCCACCATTGCCAAACCCGCTTAGTTTTCAAGCAAACATACACGAGTGACATCATTTGCAGTAACACCATCTTTCATGTAGAACTGGTCCATAACTACTGGGTCAAGCTCACTCATCAGAATTTCCAGTGTCTGATCAGGCTGATTGGATATCCGACTCTCTGGGAAATCCAGGGTGTACAGGTACCTATATAAAGTACAAATCACATGTGTAATAAATATTAGCAGCACCAAGTTCTACTGTATACCCCAAAGATTTCCAAGTCTTCACATACATACCAGCAATCAGAATTCATACGCCCCATGCAATAAGCTGCTCCATCTAGACAAGACAAAAAGTCTCCAGTTAGTGTAGCACAGCTGCTCCTTTATGTAAAAGATAAgcttaatttcatattttaagacAGTAGAAGTCTTTCACAGAACACCAAGAGGTTCACTGATACAGTCAGCATCTGTATCAAATAACCAGGCATTTAACTTCAGGAATGTAAGCCAATAATCAGAAAAAAGGGGCTCCCTCAGAAGGTGGTCTGGACACCCCAGTTCAGAGCCTACTAGCAGGGAATTCAGATTACAGCTTTAGCTATGCACAGACAGAAACCACAGTACTCTTAAGCATCTCTTTAATGAATTTACaattagcatttattttcaaataacttGGATAAGTACTACAGCTTGCACGTTCCTTCAAAAAACTTTTCTGCCAGTAGTTAAAATTCAGGGTTATTCTTGTAGGatttagatttttattaaatgtttagATTCAAGCTTTAGTGCAGTGACTTTCCTGAGAAAAGCTTGTGTTTTCCTGCAGTTTACCCTATATTACTGTCTTACCTTTCTAATGAGGTGGCTTTTAGGGTGAGAGCTGGATTCTGCAGACTACACTCCATTTGGAAGTCTGAAGATGACGTCAGTTAAGACAAGGTGCCAAGTGTCAAGCTTAGTATGATTTAAATTGATCTTGGCAAATTAGtgtcagaaattcagaaaataagtaCTTATAGCTTTTGATTTTCATGCAGCCGAAGTTCATGCTGGCTGCAGAATTGCAACAACTGCTGAATGGCCCTGCAGCCTGTATGTATTGTACCACTTGTCACATCTCGCTTCACATCAACACTTCACACATGCTGTGCAACTTCACTGAAGTTTCACAAACTTACTTGGGAAAATTTCGTTAAGAAACTCTACTTCTTCCTGGAAATTCCTATGTGGGTACTCCTGGTGGGAAGGCTTCATGAAATTCTTACGTGAATAAAAgaagctctgaaaaaaataaaggtgcaTCTTAGATATTGAACATATCCATCCACCTTGAATCTTAAAACCTAGAAAAATGCAAGCATTTATTATAAGCTTTCACAGGACATAATTTAGCTTAATTTGTAAGCTACAGGAGACAGCTTACTTCCAAATTTGATTTCCACAAGAAAACATCTGTGACTTCAGCACTGACAACATGGACACGGAAGTCTTTCACCCTTAAGTAACCTTAACTCAGCACAACAGCATTTGTAAGTTAACATCCTTTGAGGCAAATAGAAGGCTAAATCCTACATTAGAGCAAGCAATCTTATATTACAATCTTCCCATTATGGGAAGCATACATAAATGGCAGAGGAAGTTTcagaatatttaataaaatcagggagttggaaataaaagcttttttgtaAAAAGCTTTTTGTACATTCTAAGGAAGATGCAGCATTTTTGGCACCTTACCTGAATTGAGTCAAACCCACTGTACTCCCTAGCAAGCTCCAACAGGGGAACCAGTGCTTGCAGTAAGAGGGTGGTACCACACGTCTTCAAAATGAAACGTCTCTTGGAGACAAACATGCtactctcactgtaaaaaaagatgtgtcaaaaatatattaagtGCTTTATATAAAACAAGCCAGGAGAGAATGGTTAGATCTTGGTTCTTATCCCAACCAAATGCATTACTGTAAGTGAACATTCAGCATATGGTGCGTAAACATGCTTGGCAAATGTATCAGACCAATAGATTTCAGCTAACATTTGAGAGCTGTTACAATTTCCCAGAACAAATACCTGCTGCAAGCGTGATAATACACAGCTACCACTCTACAGGAAAAGAGATACTACATGCATTACATATCCTCAATCTATTTGAGAAATACTAACATGCTGTGAAATGGGTACACAACATCGACatgcaatttaatttcttaacccaaacacaaaacaggGTCAAACTTGAGATCGGACTTTCTCAGCTGAAATAAAGCCTATGAGTAAGTGAACtcaaaaaacaaaagccttaACAGAATTTCATAAATTGTCTCGCTGCATGTTCTAAGAAAGCTGACTACTGGGAAGTGGTAAATCAGCACCTGTCCACAGGAACAGGAAGTCTCATAATGAGAGTAGAGGCACAGCTATATGATATGCCTTATACATAAGATAAAGTTTATGTATAGTTAATTTCTGTAAGTCAGATACTTAACTACAGTCCCACTGAACTGGATATAAGCATTGATACTACATCCAGAACACGAACATGTATAACAAATATCTTCTCACCAAGTAACTGAACAACTGGAATAAAAGTCTAGCTTAAATAACTAACTCAGTTTGGAATGCTGTTTAAGAATTCAAAGTCAACATTATGTCTCATCCAGGATACAGTTGTAACTAGTTAcattcttttcagaattttgttttaaatatatgaagCTTGCAGAAACAAGACTTCAGCACAGTTTGACTAGCTTGCTTTTAGCCCAGCCTTGCCCTCAAGGCAGTCTTTCAGAGTATAAAAGCTTCAGTTTTTGTAATCTGAAGTAAAACAGAGAACATTGATGTGTCTGTAAAGTTCATGTAGAAAAAGCATGAAAGTATTTTGCAAGATGAAAAACACATGGCAGAAGTAGTGTCCTTACAACTAACTGCTGCACAAGACAAAAATTCCAAGATTTCAGGAAAGCTACATTTTTACAGATGCCCTTAGCTCGGCTGCAAGAGTTGCTCCCTTGATTGCATTATCTGGAGTTAAAGCCAATCTATTGGCACAGTTTTTGCTGATCTAAAAGTGGCACCTACATGCACTATTCTGCTGAAGTCATCCTAAACCTCTTAATTAGGGAGACTTATTTACCCCCAGACAAAATTCAGTGATCAGGTGCAGAAACACCAAAGCTCTGTCCTTAATCCttttagttaaagaaaaaagacaaacagtGACAACTACGAAGACATTTCCACCACGGAACAGAAGCATGACAGTACTATTAACAGACACGTGCAAGCTGTAGTCATGAACAGCAGGATCTTAACCCAAGACTGGATTCTCAGCCAAGTGGATCCCATATGACAGCTTTAACTTTTCTACCTCTTCGAGACTAAAAGAGTAAGCTTACCTGAGTACATAAGCTTCCTGCTTGTCAGTTTTTGTCACACTTATGATCAAACAATGCACATTCTCCAGAAGTTTGTCCCACTCAATCCTGTGAAGAAATTATAAGAGCACAAACAACAGGTTAAACTGAAGCTTTCTGGAACCCTGGGTAAAAAGTATAGCCCAAACAAGACTATAGCTCTTGTCTTGAGTTGCTGGATCTGACAGCAAGAAAGGCAAAGACTTTTTATATAGGAACTGTCTATCACAATAGAGTAATATCTAATTCTTAGCTCCCAATGGCTAAGTACTCCTCAAGATCTGTTAGTGTAATCTGCTGCACAAGGATAATCGTCAAACAGCAACACCAAGCTTCTCACTAGGCAAGTCAGGATAACCCCAAGTCCTGCATATGCATCCCACACGTAGTAAGATAAAATTCATTGTTATAACTGAAGGTATACTTTAGGTTGAATCTTCATGTACTTCAATCACAGGAGTCATTGGCAACTACTAGAGTAATAAACCAGCAAGTTACATTAACATGTTTTGTTTGTCCAGCTTAGAGTCAAATTCATAATTTTATTGAAAACCAGCCCTAAAAACTAAATACATCTCAATGACCTGAATTCCTCTTTGATCAATCAGGATCACAGAATTCCTTCTACCTCTAGAAGATATAGAGGACTTATAGCAAATCATCTGGAATATTACACtatcaagaaaataaactgaagtattttcatATAGTGCAAGTTGAAGCTACAGTGCTAGATTTCAGTATAGTGGTAGAAGTTTAATATTTCAATTCTTTACTATCATTACTCATTCTACAAGGAATTTtattaagaaactgaaaaagcaaagggcTCAAATTAAGCCCAAAGACTTCCAGCTACTCATGAGAAGTAACAGACTTGCAAAACACTTTGGTTGTCCCTTCAGTCTTGCATGTACACCAGATTAGTAGAATCCAATATAGTCAAGTTTGCTATAAAGCAGACAAAACCAGATACAGCTTCCTGAAGTAGAGCTGGAACAACTACAGGACACTACACAGCTCGGAGCACAAAAGAATTGCAATTTTTTCATCACCAAGGAAGCTGTTAGACTGGCTCAGATGCTCATGTAACTGTCAGCCTAATCCCTCCTCAGGAGTCAGAGCTCTCTCCCTTTACTAACACTGCAAAAGCTCTGTAGCTGTACTTCAGGACCGAGCACGTGCTGTTAATTCTACCAGCAGGGTTCCTCCAGCAGCCACAAATCTTTCCCCTTAGAAAACTGGTCAGTTTGCAAAGTTGAAGCTTTAGATTCTGCTGTACATGTAACTAAAATATCCAGATGTTCTTTGCTTCTCTAAACACCCCAGCAAATTAATGCCTTAACTTCTCTCTCACTTCAAAACACCTCCTGAAACGGAATTCTGTACCTTTAGTACTAATACTTGAggattttcccttttaaagtgTATATTACACTAAACCAGTATATTTATACAGGAGTCAACCAGAACATAGACTCACACTATAGCCTCCTTTTAGGTGAGACtgaagctattaaaaatgaGTTTAAGAGAATCCTATGCATCTTAAAATTCCTCATAATTAAGTGCACTTCTGAACAAGTTTATGAACTCAGTGATATAACTGGACGCTTAAAATCAAAGTGAGGTTTTCCCTACCACCCCAGTCAGTGAGCCTTGATGAAATACTCTCCTGCAACTATAGACATGACAGCACAGACCACCCAAATCTGCatgtcaaattaaaaaaacaaacagcttgtGTGTAATGCTCAAAATCCCACACATTTATTCAGCTCTACACTTGTATCATTGACTAGGTTTAGCTCTGTTCTGGATACTCAGgattatataaaaatgcaagtgCCTGCTCATCTTTGAAAAACTTGGTAAATGCAAAGAGTGAAATAGTTTATATTATACCTGTTTTTAAATGCTCCTAGACAATCATGCTATTTTGCTGAGGactgaagcatttatttttttctggaagctaCAGCACATCTGCATAGA containing:
- the AMD1 gene encoding S-adenosylmethionine decarboxylase proenzyme, which translates into the protein MKENGAHFFEGTEKLLEVWFARQQPAQQEPHQSKGSGDLRTIPRIEWDKLLENVHCLIISVTKTDKQEAYVLSESSMFVSKRRFILKTCGTTLLLQALVPLLELAREYSGFDSIQSFFYSRKNFMKPSHQEYPHRNFQEEVEFLNEIFPNGAAYCMGRMNSDCWYLYTLDFPESRISNQPDQTLEILMSELDPVVMDQFYMKDGVTANDVTRMSGIRDLIPGSVIDATMFNPCGYSMNGMKSDGTYWTIHITPEPEFSYVSFETNISQTSYDDLIRKVVEVFKPGKFVTTLFVNQSSKCRTVFSSAQKIEGFKRLDHQIAQFSDYNFVFTSFTKNRQQQHS